In Brevibacillus brevis, a genomic segment contains:
- a CDS encoding MurR/RpiR family transcriptional regulator, which produces MGDNLIDRIRSASTMLPKKQRQICQYINANLFEASSLTVAELAQKVGTGTTTVMRLVESLGYTSYSNFKRDLRHAVVSSAGESYSTFWELQQKRLSVNLESGSSRFAGVLFEGEALFRNLNNPHFFAQLEAGIEAILSAKRVYVLGLRTSKPFALNLEYLLKHHMDNVYQLSDESEFMIETIARMKQQDLVIVFAVRPIIKKTGEMVRLCHKLGIPVMLITTGNQDQHPLTSLSRVVITAGEIDSLLSCVPLILINELLAHESGRRLEGQAKQDFQRLERILEENNLTIWEQ; this is translated from the coding sequence ATGGGAGACAATTTAATCGACCGCATCCGCTCCGCGAGTACGATGCTTCCCAAAAAACAAAGGCAAATTTGTCAATACATCAATGCCAATCTATTTGAAGCCAGCTCTCTTACCGTTGCGGAGCTGGCTCAAAAAGTCGGGACTGGAACCACAACAGTGATGAGACTGGTTGAGTCGTTGGGTTACACCAGCTACAGCAACTTTAAACGAGACCTGCGTCATGCTGTTGTCTCCAGTGCAGGAGAGTCCTACTCCACATTTTGGGAACTGCAGCAAAAAAGACTTAGTGTCAACTTGGAGAGTGGTAGCTCCCGCTTTGCTGGCGTGCTGTTTGAGGGTGAAGCACTATTTCGAAATCTCAACAATCCACATTTTTTTGCTCAGCTCGAGGCAGGGATTGAAGCTATCCTTTCGGCAAAAAGGGTCTATGTTCTTGGTTTGCGCACCTCGAAGCCATTTGCGCTCAATCTTGAGTATCTACTCAAGCACCATATGGACAATGTCTATCAACTGAGTGACGAATCGGAGTTTATGATTGAAACGATCGCAAGGATGAAGCAACAAGATCTTGTCATTGTCTTTGCCGTTCGTCCTATAATTAAAAAAACAGGGGAAATGGTAAGACTTTGCCACAAACTAGGGATTCCAGTGATGCTTATCACTACTGGCAACCAAGATCAGCACCCTTTGACCAGTCTATCTCGCGTGGTGATCACTGCCGGTGAAATCGACAGTTTGCTCTCATGCGTGCCGCTCATTTTGATTAATGAATTGTTGGCACACGAAAGCGGCCGCAGGTTGGAAGGACAGGCCAAACAAGACTTCCAGCGGCTTGAACGGATCCTAGAAGAAAACAATCTCACCATATGGGAACAATAG